In Archocentrus centrarchus isolate MPI-CPG fArcCen1 chromosome 24, fArcCen1, whole genome shotgun sequence, one DNA window encodes the following:
- the LOC115774743 gene encoding trace amine-associated receptor 1-like, whose product MESFNRTNDTMSWLLCETEKNKLCVLLYVFILSLIAVIICGNLLVIISIIYFKQLHTPTNYLILSLAVADLLIGVLIFPFSMTFSLIVCLSAYTLLCNIRSTCDITISIASILNLCCISVDRYYAVCHPLVYKTKITDSVAMKMGLGSWTVAIMTGIWYFLMFFIQYECDTGCNSTLIILFIIIYYTPTTILVCMYCKILSVALSQARSVQNKTKSGAVASKESKATKTLTIVVGLFLICWAPLIFSYPLYPLSNFIVHVLLEPLNWFSLSNSLLNPFIYGFFYSWFRSAFKMIISGKIFQGDVSNTKLY is encoded by the coding sequence ATGGAGTCATTCAATAGGACTAATGATACTATGAGCTGGCTTCtctgtgaaacagaaaaaaacaaattgtgtgtgttattatatgtttttattctatCACTGATAGCTGTCATAATATGTGGAAATCTTCTTGTGATAATTTCTATCATTTACTTTAAACAGCTCCACACTCCTACGAACTACCTTATCCTCTCTCTGGCTGTGGCTGACCTGCTAATTGGTGTTTTAATATTTCCTTTCAGTATGACATTCTCTCTAAtagtgtgtttgtctgcataCACTTTACTTTGTAACATAAGAAGCACTTGTGATATAACAATAAGCATAGCTTCCATACTTAACTTGTGCTGCATTTCTGTTGACAGATATTATGCTGTCTGTCACCCTCTGGtttataaaactaaaataactgaTTCTGTTGCTATGAAGATGGGCCTTGGGAGTTGGACTGTTGCTATCATGACTGGAATTTGGTACTTCCTGAtgttttttattcagtatgaatgTGACACAGGCTGCAATTCCACTCTGATtatcttatttattattatatattacacCCCAACAACAATTTTAGTGTGTATGTACTGTAAAATTCTCTCTGTTGCACTGAGTCAGGCACGCAGCGTCCAGAATAAAACAAAGTCTGGAGCAGTTGCCAGTAAGGAGAGCAAGGCCACCAAGACTCTGACTATAGTTGTTGGACTATTCTTAATTTGCTGGGCTCCTCTCATTTTTAGTTACCCACTTTATCCTCTGAGTAATTTTATAGTTCATGTGCTTCTTGAACCATTGAACTGGTTTTCACTTTCTAACTCATTGCTTAATCCCTTTATTTATGGTTTCTTTTACAGTTGGTTCAGATCAgcttttaaaatgatcatttctgGAAAAATATTTCAAGGAGATGTTAGTAACACAAAATTATACTGA